From the Methanobrevibacter sp. genome, one window contains:
- the hdrB gene encoding CoB--CoM heterodisulfide reductase subunit B — MEIAYFLGCIMNNRYPGVEKATRKLFEALDIELKDMEGASCCPAPGVFGSFDEETWATIAARNLTLAEDMGADIMTECNGCFGSLFECNHILKEDAEKREKINANLAEIGREYKGTTNVKHFAQILKDDVGFEKLASIIEKPLDLNVAVHYGCHFLKPTKTIGIEDQAENPSILDELVEITGAKSVDYKDKMMCCGAGGGLRARDLDVTTSFTKEKLDHMTEAGVDAIVNVCPFCHMQFDQGQTEVNERYGTDFALPVFHLAQLYGLAMGLSADELTFDAQKIDATPAIKKALGENAE, encoded by the coding sequence GAAATCGCATATTTCTTAGGTTGTATTATGAACAACCGTTACCCTGGTGTTGAAAAAGCTACCAGAAAATTATTTGAAGCATTAGATATTGAATTAAAAGATATGGAAGGAGCATCCTGTTGTCCTGCTCCTGGTGTATTCGGATCTTTTGATGAAGAAACCTGGGCTACTATCGCAGCACGTAACTTAACTCTTGCTGAAGATATGGGTGCTGACATCATGACCGAATGTAATGGATGTTTCGGTTCATTATTCGAATGTAATCATATTTTAAAAGAAGACGCTGAAAAAAGAGAAAAAATTAACGCTAACTTAGCAGAAATTGGTAGAGAATACAAAGGAACTACTAATGTAAAACACTTTGCTCAAATTTTAAAAGATGATGTAGGATTTGAAAAATTAGCAAGCATTATTGAAAAACCATTAGACTTAAATGTTGCTGTACACTATGGTTGCCACTTCTTAAAACCTACTAAAACTATTGGTATCGAAGATCAAGCTGAAAACCCATCTATTTTAGATGAACTTGTAGAAATCACTGGTGCTAAATCTGTTGATTACAAAGACAAAATGATGTGCTGTGGTGCAGGTGGAGGTTTAAGAGCAAGAGATTTAGATGTAACTACTAGTTTCACTAAAGAAAAACTCGACCACATGACTGAAGCAGGTGTAGATGCAATTGTTAACGTATGTCCTTTCTGTCACATGCAATTTGACCAAGGTCAAACTGAAGTAAACGAAAGATACGGAACTGATTTTGCTTTACCAGTATTCCACTTAGCTCAATTATACGGATTAGCTATGGGATTATCTGCTGATGAATTAACTTTCGATGCTCAAAAAATTGACGCAACTCCTGCTATTAA